Part of the Trichoderma asperellum chromosome 1, complete sequence genome is shown below.
GTTGCTCACAGCCTTGGTAGGCTACTCGAGCATAGATACACGTACCCAGTGCCGGCAATTACAAGCACAATATTCATATTACTGATAGCATAGACACATTTGATCGGCCGCGGGTTCcattctttttatttgcaTGAATTATGATGACCAACTGCTACCCCAAATGCGGGCATTTCCCGTCGTCACCCGCTACTACATGTATGGAGCTGCGGCCGTCATATTCACAACAATCACTCAACCACATCTCCAAGGGGCCAGATATGATATTTCTCAGTCATGCCTAGTACTCCGAACCGCCACGGCAAATAGCCGTAGTTGTCGGCATCTCTCTGcgactttgctgctgctagtattaGTTGCCACGCCACTAACTCCTAGTGTGCACTACTCAGTCTGACAGGCCGATTCGCACTAATTGATACTCCATATATGCGAAACACATGCAGTGAAAATGATTGGAAGGTTTATTTATGCTTACAGCAAGTAGACCTAACAGTTGTGGTCCTGCTTTTCCTTCTGGCTTAGTCCTAGAGGCTCTTCTCCAGTGTTCCGAGTTATGGCTAAAGGCGAAGTGGGACTATCGTTCGAGCAGCAATCCTCGGCTATGAAATCTGGCAACCTTGGCATCTTTCATTCTATCTCACAGCGTGCTCGCCGTACAGTCACTTATTAGTCACCTCGACTTTAATACCGAACTGGACAGGCGTGGCGGGACAGAACCCTGACAATCTCCTTGAGCCCAGCTCCGCTCGTGCGTCCGCGGGAAGGATCTACATATGCACTCGGAGGAATAATATACGCTGGCATCAGCCAAAAATAGCCAAATATTAGCGAATGCATAATGGACCTGAAATGAAGATGTCTAGCGAGCGGTATTATAAAGGGTGGAGATTTACAAGAGTTGCTCAACCGCTCCACCTGTGGTTGCCACATCATCAAGGCAAAAGGCTCTATGCTGATCCCACCCATAATTCCGCAAAAGCCCGTAGAATGCATGACAAGTTAAATTCTGACGCTTTGCAATAGCCATCTATTTAATGGCTGTAGAGATTGTTATGGTGCATTCGAAACTATATTAAACGCTTTGACAACGTCGCTGCTTTAGAAGCACAGTGCCCTACAATACGAGGATTCTGTCAAATACTTGACGAATTCAACGCAGAAACAAGGACCAGCAGAATAGCCAGATACAAAACATATAAAGGCTAAAAGCATAGGGCCGGCTGTGGAATCGCCAACCTCCACGTTATTCTGACCACAAGCCCCGCCAAAAGTCAGCCCATCCTCGCAGACTCAACCTTCGGACTTTCAGTGGGATGCAGGCAGCAAACTTATCGTGATGGACACTGTACAGGGCGCTATGGATCTCCTACCGTGCTGCTCAACAAGTGTCCGAGGGGCTAAAGTCTACGAAGGAACGGGCTGTTTTAGCCCCTTTGGGAAGCTCATGGGGGGCGATCCCAGCAACCAATGTGAGAGATATTCACAACTCATAACTGAGCATCGGACAAGACCCGCATGAAGAGAGCATCACGACAACGCTGTTCGAGGAGATATCAAGCAAATGGCAGCCTCTAAGCCGAAATGGGTCACCATCAAGACGACCCTGCCTGAGCGCCCACTGCCACTCAACTCCAGCCGATCTCCAGTAACGACAGATCGCTTGCTTGTCCGGGCGCTCGTTGCAGAAGATGCCCCCAGCCTGCACATCTTGCGCACTCAACCGGAGGTGATGGCAAATAACCCTCAAGGCCGGCCTGACAAGGATCTGGAAGAGACGCAGCGCAAGCTCAGCCCGTTTCTCCCCCCAAACGACGAGAAAACCTACAACTGCGCCATCTGCCTCAAAGAGACGGGGGAGCTGATTGGCATTGGCGGATGCCACCAGCCCGCGTCCCTCTTTGGCTGGCCCGCCATCGGATACATGATCCGAAAGGAGTTCTGGGGCCAGGGCGTCGCCACCGAGTTTGTCAAGGCATGGCTGGACATGTGGTGCAAGCTGCCCCGCGCAGAGGCAGAGATTGAAATCGATAGACGGACGCTTTTGCCTGACGAGGGTGAAGAGTCGTCGCCGGAGCTGGTGACTTCGTTTACGCTGGTGGATAATCTTGCGAGCCAGAGGGTTCTTGAGAAGGCTGGGTTTGAGAGGTTTCTGGCTTGGGAGGATGCTGATTTGAGAAATCCGGATTTGCAGGTTACGTTGATTGGATATCGCTATGTTTCGGGGAGGCGTTTACGGAATTGAAACGAAACGCTGGTCATGTACATAGTATCTAATAACATGGAAATATATTGAGGCTTTGTCTAACCTGATTCGGGCCTATTTGATACTCCTCGGAgcctatacttttatataaaacaaatCCTGAACCCAACACCACATAGTCGCTGCACAGGCGGTGTCTCGAAAGTGCAAGCAAAGTCCAGTCAGTGTGCCAATCTGCCTCGCGTTTCTGCTGCGGGGTCAAGCTGTGATTTGCTCCTGTTGGGCCCAAAGATATGGAGACTTTTACTGCGCTAAGCTGTTACACAGTCTCCGCATAAGTAGAACGGATAGTGGCCTTTGTGAGTCTCCCTACTGTATGATTTTCAGCATCGAACAGAGTGATCCTTTGTCAGGCATCTGTTACGAAACAGAGCCCCAACGATGGCTATGCAGCAAAACTAAAGGGCAGTCCAAGCTCGTTCATCGAACACGAGAAGACTCAGCATGTCTCACAGTCACTAAGCCGCTTCACACCGCCGCGAGCTggatctctctctcatttcGTTTGTTGAGGCGCACAGCCACAAGCCGTTCCAGTCCGTCCTAGGCTACAGGGCGTTTTCAAAGCGCCAGCACACAAAGGGCACCATCACGAGCCACGATCTGTGCTCTCAGCGGATTCAGCTAGTTCAACAAGCCTACTTTGTACGACCAACTAGGTATATGAAGAGGCCGCATACAGCGCGGTCTTTGTATAGAAATCTCAATCATTGCCATGTTCGGCCAGCCTCATCACCTCTTGCATCTGCGATTGGCGCCCAAAAATGGAGACGGTTCGGCGGCTTTTCCGCTACCTCGGCAATCTTGAATGGACGGAGCGCAGACAGCACGACTGCATCTTTTGCGATCGCAAGAATTTCGCCAGCATAGTCTACGAGGTGTGCTTTGTGATGCCGTTTTGGTTACAAGGGTTTGTACTGATAAAGGCTTGCAGGATGATCAAATCATTGTCATTGATAATAGGCGCCTGGCAGGGCAGATTCACTGGCTCATCCTGCCCAAGGAGCACACCGTGAGAGATATTGAGAATCTTGACTCTTCACATCTAGAACTCTGTAAGATTCATCGTCAATCTCCAATTCTTAGATATTAATGCCATACAAAACAGTACAATCCATGGACAGAGTGAAGCGCCACCTGCTTCAGGAACGATGTCCCGACATGACCTCATCGTGGATACACTCTGGATATCACCGAGGCCGACGACCACTGATTGGCAGCATTTTCTATCCAGACATCATCTCGATTCACCATCTGCATCTCCACGTCATAATCCAACCACAGCGTATGCTTCTCTGGTTCAAGTATCCGCCTTGGCTACCTCTCATGTGGAAGTCGGACGACAAAGTGCTTCGTGAGGTTGAAGAGCTTTCATTGAAGAAGCGATGATAACTAAAGCGTTGAAACCAGCATTTCACGCACATATAAATTTGGTACTAGAGGGGGACATGGTTTCGGATGGCGATATAGACAAAAGGGTCAACACATTAAGATTAATACATGTTGCAAACTAGATACGTATACGTTTCGAAAACTTGAGTTTCAATACTCCCGCAACATCCCAAACGCACAATTGAAGCAGATTTGTAGACAAATGGCATATGTCCAGTCCTCCTCTCTTTAATGATAATGTTTTCGAACAGAATCCTTCCGAAAAGCCTCTGCATACATCTTTTGCGAAAATATCCTCTGCGTCAGCGCATAACGCACATTGAACACAGCCAGTATAAGCATCATGAGAGCCCCCATGATCAACGTGATCAGCGGCGCCAAGATGGAAAACATGGTGAAGCCATACGATGCGCGGCTGAACATTGCGTTTCCGTTCAATTCTGTCGTGGCTAGCCCAACCTGCATGGCGGCCAATACCACCGTTATGTAGACGATGGCTGTCAAAACCCATTTGAAGTTTCGCTCAAAGTAGGTAGAGTACTGATGATAGCCGTACTCGTAACCCCGTATCAGCCTATAAAAGTTGGCCGTGTTTTTGCAAAGCCTGTAGATCAAATTAAGTCGTGTTAGACGAAGCTCTCCATAGATATATCTCGGGTTGAGATCACTTGGATTCTTTTGAAGGCAAGAAACAACAGCTGCAGAGAACGGCGCCCAGTGCTTCCATTGCACAGATTCCGATATCAATCCATTCTCATGCGCAATCCGCAAATCGCTTTTGCTGCATATCAACCAGGTGTATGAATATAGAAATCCCTTTGCGCTCTCGAAAAGTTCCCGATTGTGGCAGAAAATGGTGTCCCAGAACGAATGGCTGAGTAGATAGTCTGGCAGTGGCTTGAGGTTCAAGACGTTGTCGCGCCACACAAGATGGAGATCTGCGCTTTCAGTAATGACAATCTTTCGCCCGAGTCTGACTTGGTTGTGTAGTGCGCGAGAGATTTGTGGCAGTCCTGCCAGCCAGAGATGTTTGTGGATCTCGTTTAAACGAGAGACGTCCAGATCGCGCTCCATATACTCCTGCACTGAGGAGATGTCATCTTTATTGATGCTAATGATTCTCCTTCCATGCTGGTAAGTCCCAGGTAGGACCAGCTCCTCGTtgaaaatattttcttcagGGGTGAATGGAGGGACTAATAGTAGACACATCAATTAACAAACCATAGGAAACCACTGGCGAAGCTttcgcctcttcctctgaTACAAGTTACTAgattggaaaagaaaaaaaggaatacgTACCAAGATTTGTTTTGGACTTTGGGTTTGTATCGTCATCCGGGCTGTCGATGGTTATCGTACAGTCAGTATC
Proteins encoded:
- a CDS encoding uncharacterized protein (EggNog:ENOG41), with protein sequence MAASKPKWVTIKTTLPERPLPLNSSRSPVTTDRLLVRALVAEDAPSLHILRTQPEVMANNPQGRPDKDLEETQRKLSPFLPPNDEKTYNCAICLKETGELIGIGGCHQPASLFGWPAIGYMIRKEFWGQGVATEFVKAWLDMWCKLPRAEAEIEIDRRTLLPDEGEESSPELVTSFTLVDNLASQRVLEKAGFERFLAWEDADLRNPDLQVTLIGYRYVSGRRLRN
- a CDS encoding uncharacterized protein (EggNog:ENOG41), with the translated sequence METVRRLFRYLGNLEWTERRQHDCIFCDRKNFASIVYEDDQIIVIDNRRLAGQIHWLILPKEHTVRDIENLDSSHLELLQSMDRVKRHLLQERCPDMTSSWIHSGYHRGRRPLIGSIFYPDIISIHHLHLHVIIQPQRMLLWFKYPPWLPLMWKSDDKVLREVEELSLKKR
- a CDS encoding uncharacterized protein (EggNog:ENOG41~TransMembrane:2 (i269-288o308-337i)), giving the protein MKTSTDNAMGVPGKRIDTDCTITIDSPDDDTNPKSKTNLVPPFTPEENIFNEELVLPGTYQHGRRIISINKDDISSVQEYMERDLDVSRLNEIHKHLWLAGLPQISRALHNQVRLGRKIVITESADLHLVWRDNVLNLKPLPDYLLSHSFWDTIFCHNRELFESAKGFLYSYTWLICSKSDLRIAHENGLISESVQWKHWAPFSAAVVSCLQKNPSDLNPRYIYGELRLTRLNLIYRLCKNTANFYRLIRGYEYGYHQYSTYFERNFKWVLTAIVYITVVLAAMQVGLATTELNGNAMFSRASYGFTMFSILAPLITLIMGALMMLILAVFNVRYALTQRIFSQKMYAEAFRKDSVRKHYH